In the Lates calcarifer isolate ASB-BC8 linkage group LG24, TLL_Latcal_v3, whole genome shotgun sequence genome, one interval contains:
- the tmem14ca gene encoding transmembrane protein 14C isoform X2 codes for MSVDWVGYGYAALIASGGVIGYVKAGSVPSLAAGLLFGGLAGLGAYQISNDPNNVWVSLATSGALTGIMGKRFYGSRKLMPAGLIAGASLLMVGKIGVSLLQKPQES; via the exons ATGTCTGTGGATTGGGTAGGATATGGGTACGCAGCTCTTATCGCATCCGGAGGAGTCATTGGTTACGTGAAAGCAG GCAGCGTCCCCTCCCTGGCTGCTGGTCTTCTCTTCGGGGGCCTCGCAGGTTTAGGTGCCTATCAGATCTCTAATGACCCCAATAATGTTTGGGTGTCCCTAG CTACATCAGGAGCTCTAACTGGCATAATGGGAAAGAGGTTCTATGGATCCAGGAAGTTAATGCCAGCTGGCTTGATAGCTGGAGCAAG TCTTCTGATGGTGGGGAAGATTGGTGTGTCATTGCTCCAGAAACCCCAGGAGTCATGA